The following are from one region of the Chloroflexota bacterium genome:
- a CDS encoding DUF47 family protein, translating into MKITNPFRSHQGDFLQLLDSQAEKTQQGLEALEAYLKDGDEAQAKRVQALEKEADEVRRILIDELNRSFVTPIDREDLFALSRTIDDVLDYGYTTLDELVTFGVKPNLYLQRMASILREAAEELHLAVGQIKAHPNVALDHATRAKSLENRAESVYRSAVADLFEGPKTVEDIMEILKMREIYRHLSNAADRGDEAANIIGDIVVKMT; encoded by the coding sequence TTTTGCAATTGCTCGACAGTCAAGCCGAAAAAACACAGCAGGGCTTGGAGGCGCTCGAAGCATATCTCAAAGACGGCGATGAAGCGCAAGCCAAACGCGTGCAGGCGCTAGAAAAAGAAGCCGATGAAGTCCGGCGTATTTTGATTGACGAACTGAACCGCTCGTTCGTCACGCCGATTGATCGCGAGGATTTGTTCGCGCTCTCGCGCACGATTGACGACGTGCTCGATTACGGGTACACCACGCTCGACGAATTGGTGACGTTCGGCGTCAAACCCAATTTGTATTTGCAACGCATGGCGTCCATCCTCCGCGAAGCCGCCGAGGAATTGCATCTCGCGGTCGGACAAATCAAAGCGCATCCCAACGTCGCGCTCGATCACGCGACGCGCGCCAAATCGTTAGAGAATCGCGCCGAAAGTGTGTACCGCTCCGCGGTGGCGGATTTATTCGAGGGACCGAAAACGGTGGAAGATATTATGGAGATTCTCAAGATGCGCGAGATTTATCGGCATCTCTCGAATGCCGCCGACCGCGGCGACGAAGCCGCCAACATCATCGGCGACATCGTCGTCAAAATGACGTGA